GACTCTTTCGTGAACTATTATGCCAGCCGGAATGCATATCAGGAGCCGTTGACGCGCATTCCGCTCAACGCGCCGCAGTTCGCCCTGGCCCATGTCGACCGCCGCGCCATCGCCAAGTCCGAGATCTACAACGACTGGAAGCGCCCGCTGGGCCTCGGCATCGGCGGCCTCGCGATCAACGTGGCGCGCAGCGGACGTTACGTGCTCAGCGCCAGCATCGAGATGTCCGACGCGCTGGAGGAGGCGGCGGGGCGCGGGTTCGAGGCGCTGCTGGGCCGTCTCGCGCCGCATCTCGCCACGCTCGCCGATCTTAACGGCAAGGCCTGGGCCAAGGGCGTATCGGCCGCACTCGACACCTCGGCGACCGGGGCGCTCCTGGTCTCGCACGTCGGCCGGGTGATCCACATGAACGAGGCGGCGGAGCGGCTGCTGTGGATCACCGGCCTCAACGTCGACGCCAAGGGCAAGCTGTGCGGTGCGACGCCGGAGGCGGACGGTACCGTCCAGGCCGTGCTCGGCGACGTGCTGGCCGGCCGCAGCGCCGCGCGCACCGTACGGGTCAAGGACCTCGGCTATCTGGGCGACATCCACCTCACCGCGTCGCGCCTGCCGGAGGGGGCGCGACGGCCGGCGATCTGGTCCCTGGCGCCGCAGGACGAGCCGGCGGCCGTCATCTACCTGGCGCCCGACCACGAGCGGGCGCGCACCGTGGTGCCGCGGGTGAGGGCGGTCTACGGCCTCAGCGAGGACGAGGCGTTCATGGCCTTCTTCCTCTACTGCGGGACCCGGCTGGAGGACATCACCAAGATCACCGGCCAGCACCCCTACGAGGCACAGCTGCTGATCGACCGGGTGATGAAGAAGATGGACGCCGCCCGCTATGCCGACGTGGTGCGCCGCGTCGGCCGGGTCGCCGCGTCGGTCTGAACCCGCGGGCGATGCGCGTCAGGCGGCGGCGACGGCCTGCCGCTCGCGAAGGTGGGGGGCGGCGGCCGCGGGGGCCGGGCCGCCGTAGGCCCAGTCCAGCAGCTCCACCGTATGCACCACCGCCTTGGCGCTGCCGAGCTGCGTCATGCAGCCGATGTTGCCGGTGGCGACGATGTCCGCCCCGGTCAGGCCGATGTTGGCGAGCTTGCGCTCCTTCAGCCGCGCCGCGATCCCCGGTTGCATGATGTTGTAGGTGCCCGCCGAGCCGCAGCACAGGTGCCCCTCCGGCACGTCCTTCACGGTGAAGCCGGCGGCCGCCAGCAGCCTCTTGGGCTCGGTGCGGATGCGCTGGCCGTGCTGCATCGAGCAGGCGGAGTGGTAGGCGACGACCGTGTCGCTCGCCCGCGAAGGGGCGCCGAGGTCGAGGTCGCCCAGCACCTCCGTCACGTCCTTGGCGAGGGCGGAGACGGTCGCGGCGCGGTCGGCCCACTCGGGATCCTCGCGCAGCATGAAGCCGTAGTCCTTGATGGTCGTGCCGCAGCCGGACGCGGTGATGACGATGGCGTCGAGACCGCGCTCGGCCTCCGCCAGCCAGGCGGTGATGTTCGCCTTGGCGGCGGCGAGCGCGTCATCCTCGCGGCCCATGTGGTGGACCAGCGCGCCGCAGCAGCCCTCGCCCGCCGGCTGCACGATCTCGACGCCGGCGCGATTGAGGAGGCGCACCGTCGCCGCGTTGATCGACGGTGCCAGCACGCTCTGCGCGCAGCCGGTGAGCAGCGCCATGCGCCGCTTGCGCGTGCCGGTGGCCGGGTAGACGGCCGGGCGCGGGGCGTCCTGGGCGGCGGGAAGGGCGCGCGGCGCCAGCGCCAGCATCGCCCCCAGTCGGGAGCGCACGTCCGCCTTGGGCGCAGTGGTGCGGGCGCTGTTCACGGCCGCCGGCATCGCGGGCTTCATCACCCGGTTCTCGGCGTCGGCGTGGTTCTCGGCCGTGGCGCGGACGGCCGGGCGCGGTGCCCGTGGCGCGATCAGCCCGGCGAAGGGGCGCGCCAGGGCGGCCAGCCTCAACGCCGCGCGGAAGCGGCGCGGGTAGGGAAGGATCGCCGCCAGCGTGGCGCGCAGCAGCCGGTCGGCCAGCGGCCGGCGGTAGGTCTTCTCGACGTGGGCGCGCGCATGGTCGACGAGGTGCATGTAGTTCACGCCGGACGGGCACGTCGTCATGCAGGCGAGGCAGGAGAGGCAGCGGTCGAGGTGCAGCGTGTCGGCCGCGGTGGCCGGACGGTCCGCCTCCAGCATCTCCTTGATGAGGTAGATGCGGCCGCGCGGGCTGTCCCGCTCGTCGCCCAGGAGCACGAAGGTGGGGCACGTCGCCGTGCAGAAGCCGCAGTGGACGCAGGCACGCAAGATGCCGTCGGCCGTGCGGATGGCGGGGTCTTCGAGCTGTGCGGGGGAGAAGTTCGTCTGCATGAAGGGACGATATTTTATTTTGTGGGCCGGCGGAATGCGCGGCGATGTCGTCACTTCGGAATTAGACCAAAAAGGCGTCCGGGTCGTCGATCCGTTGCGCATGGGCCGCGCGGACGATGCCGTGGACGGACCGCGCCACCAGCCATACCGCGACGAGGGGGTAGATGATCACCCCGCCGCCCGCGAAGGCGAGTGCGATGGAGAGCACATAGCCCGCCGCCGCGCCCCAGAAGGTGCGGATCTGGTAGGTGTAGTGCGAGGCGAGCCAGGCCGGCGGCCGGCGTCGCCGCGCGTAGTGGGCGAAGGCGAAGGCCGCCAGCGCGGTGATCGGCAGCGCGGGGCTGACCAGATAGGCCGCGTAGATCAGCTTCGCGTTGACCATCCCCGGCTGGTCCCAGCGTCCCGCCGCCTCGATGCGCGCTTGCTTGCGCGCGCCGGGGCCGGCTGCCTCGGCGGCCGCGGCCGCGGCCGCGTCGACCGCGGCGTCGGTCTCGGGCGGTGGTGTGGGCTTGGCCGCTTTGGGGCGGACCGGAGCGGTCTTGCGGGCGGGCGGCGCCGCGCCGGTGACGCGGGGCGCCTCCGGCAGATGCGGGCGTGAGGCGGGCCCCTTGGCGGTGCGCGGGCGCGCCGCCTTGCGCCTGGGCGCGCCGTGGGACGGCACGCTCGGGCCGGAGCGCCGGGGAGGCTCGGAATCGCTCATACGTTCGTCAACGACCGAACTCGGGTGAACGTTGCGGCTCCACAGCAGCATGTCATCGCACCGTTTTCGGGTCGAATGACGACCGCCTAGGTGCGGGCCAAGCGACCGGGGTTGAGAATCGCGTGCGGGTCGAATGCAGCGCGTAAGCGCTCACTTAACGCTTTAACATTTACTGCCGAGTTATGGAACGTGGACGTTCCCGTACGGATCTCGGCCGGTGCGCGGATCAGCGTCGCATGGCCTCCGCCCGCCTTGGCGACAGCGTCGCGCAGGAGGCTTGCCCCGGCGTCCCCCGTGGCTGGCGTCTCGACCCAGACGAGCCCGCCGGCCCAATCGAGCATGGCGCGGCTGCCGGGCGGCATCGCCGCGGCGATCCGCGGTCCCTCGGTCGGCGCCACGGAGATGCGCCACACCGCGCCCGCGGTGCCGACGAACGGGGTGACGTCGCGGATCGCGCGCCACAGCGCCTGCGAGGGCTCGCGCTCCACGGCGACGATCTCCTGCCCCGCGAAAAGGCGGCGCAACGCCTCGGCGCGCGCGGCGACCGAGGGGCCGAAGCCCTCCAGCCGCAGCACCGTGTGGGGGACCGTCGCGCCGGGGATCGCCGCGCCCACGACGTCGGCCGCGAGGTGGGCCGCGCCGGAGACGTCCGCGGCCGAGCCCATCGCGCGGGACATCGCGTGGACCGCCGCCTCGACGGCGAGGCCGGGGAGGGCGACGGTCGTCTCGGTCTCGGGCCGCGGCAGGACCTTCACCGTCATCTCGGTGGCGATGGCGAGGGTGCCCCACGAGCCGCACAGCGCGCGGGCGAGGTCGTAGCCGGTGACGTTCTTGACCACCTTGCCGCCGGCCTTGAAGCTCTCGCCGCGGCCGGAGACCGCGTGCAGCCCCAGCATGTGGTCGCGCACCGCGCCTGCCGTCAGCCGCCGCGGGCCGGCGAAGTTGGTGCCGAACGCGCCGCCGAAGGTCGCAACGCCCCCGGCGCCCAGAAGCGGGACGAGGTCGGGCGGCTCGAAGGCCAGCATCTGCCCGGCGGCGCTCAGAGTGTCGCCGATCTCGGCCATCGGTGTGCCGGGCTTCAGCGTGAGGATCAGTTCCTCCGGCTCGTAGCCGACGATGCCGGCGAGGCGCGACAGGTCCATCACGTAGCCGGTCTGCGTCGGCGGGGAGATGGCGCGCTTGGTGCCGCCGCCGATGATCTCCAGCGGCTCTGCGGTGGCGACGGCGGAGGCGACGTAGTCCACCACGTCGGCCGCCGATTCGGGGGTCAGCACGTTGCTCACCGGGCGCTCGGCGCCGCGCCGCCGGAGGTGCCGGAGGGCGTATCGGTGGCGTCCCTCGCGGGCGTGTCCGTGATGCCGGCGGGTGCCTCGCCGGGCGTATCGTCGGACAGCGGCACGGTCGCCGCGTTGCAGGGGAAGGTGACGGTCAGGAGGTTGTGGAAGACGGCGGCGGTGGGCGTGTCGCCCGGCACGCCGCGCTCGATGGCGACGGCCATCATGTCCATCATCTCGACCAGCGTGACCGGGCGGGGCAGGCAGTAGGGGTGTTTGTCGCCGTTGGCGTAGGCGGCGACGCTGTACCCCTCCACCAGGCCGGCCATGTAGGACAGGCAGCCGTA
This portion of the Acuticoccus sp. I52.16.1 genome encodes:
- a CDS encoding heterodisulfide reductase-related iron-sulfur binding cluster, with protein sequence MQTNFSPAQLEDPAIRTADGILRACVHCGFCTATCPTFVLLGDERDSPRGRIYLIKEMLEADRPATAADTLHLDRCLSCLACMTTCPSGVNYMHLVDHARAHVEKTYRRPLADRLLRATLAAILPYPRRFRAALRLAALARPFAGLIAPRAPRPAVRATAENHADAENRVMKPAMPAAVNSARTTAPKADVRSRLGAMLALAPRALPAAQDAPRPAVYPATGTRKRRMALLTGCAQSVLAPSINAATVRLLNRAGVEIVQPAGEGCCGALVHHMGREDDALAAAKANITAWLAEAERGLDAIVITASGCGTTIKDYGFMLREDPEWADRAATVSALAKDVTEVLGDLDLGAPSRASDTVVAYHSACSMQHGQRIRTEPKRLLAAAGFTVKDVPEGHLCCGSAGTYNIMQPGIAARLKERKLANIGLTGADIVATGNIGCMTQLGSAKAVVHTVELLDWAYGGPAPAAAAPHLRERQAVAAA
- a CDS encoding FAD-binding protein — encoded protein: MSNVLTPESAADVVDYVASAVATAEPLEIIGGGTKRAISPPTQTGYVMDLSRLAGIVGYEPEELILTLKPGTPMAEIGDTLSAAGQMLAFEPPDLVPLLGAGGVATFGGAFGTNFAGPRRLTAGAVRDHMLGLHAVSGRGESFKAGGKVVKNVTGYDLARALCGSWGTLAIATEMTVKVLPRPETETTVALPGLAVEAAVHAMSRAMGSAADVSGAAHLAADVVGAAIPGATVPHTVLRLEGFGPSVAARAEALRRLFAGQEIVAVEREPSQALWRAIRDVTPFVGTAGAVWRISVAPTEGPRIAAAMPPGSRAMLDWAGGLVWVETPATGDAGASLLRDAVAKAGGGHATLIRAPAEIRTGTSTFHNSAVNVKALSERLRAAFDPHAILNPGRLART
- a CDS encoding Rap1a/Tai family immunity protein; translated protein: MRSLIVAASLLAAVPVAAQQAPRGDTSPFRVAARFLENCDARAGADGQRPPENYGCLSYMAGLVEGYSVAAYANGDKHPYCLPRPVTLVEMMDMMAVAIERGVPGDTPTAAVFHNLLTVTFPCNAATVPLSDDTPGEAPAGITDTPARDATDTPSGTSGGAAPSAR